ATCCGCCGCCGCAGCGCCGCGCGATGAAACATCCGCACAATTTAATTCACTTGGCACGTGACGCCAATGAATGAGAGCCGTAGATGCATTAATTTGAGAAACCCGATTTGCTTCAAAAACTTGTAATGTATGCGCAGGAGTACGAAGCCACGCTAGGACTATAGTACTGTCACACCATCCGACCACTTCCTCGAATACAATGTTGTCTGCAACCTTGCTGACCTCATGATTGAGAAGGGTAGTAAGCAGCGCAGCGCCATTTAACTCCATCTTGGGAATGGTCTGCTGAGTCTTCAGTGGGGCTAACCTTGACTTAGCAATGATTAGTCTCACGAGAACGCTGCCGTCTGGTAGTTCCGCTCGTACGTACACTGCCGCCGCATGTCCTAACGACGAACCGTCACAAAAACCGTGCAAGGAGTACCGAGCCTGTGCACCAGGTCTCAAACACCTAGGAATGGAAAGACGTTCTAAATTGGACAAGTCCGAAATATAATCTTGCCACATCCGTACCAAATCATCCGAGACTGGCGAATCCCAATCTACTTTATTTCCGCTTGTACCGATCACCGATTGTAGTAAaagtttaaaacgaaaaaccaCTGGGCTTATCCACCCTAATGGATCGTATAGTTTAGCCGTCATAGATAAAATACTCCTTCGAGTAACCGTTGAGTCCGAGGGTAAGTTAACCCTATATGTAAAACCGTCCGAAATTGGGTCCCACTGAATAcccaatatttttataaaaaccgAGCCGTCTGTACCGTCAAACGTCCGAGGAGTCTCCAGGTGATCTGCCGGAAGTCCCTGAAGCAGCTCCGGTACGTTGGAAGACCACTTCCGCAGTTCATAACCAGGGTGTCCActatctggaaagtcagggaaagtcagggaaaagtcagggaagctcaaggtggtcagggaaagtcagtgaaattgatggaccacctggaaagtcagggaaaaactACTATCAAAGCATATTTTTTGGCAAAGTTGTAGTATTTTACGTTATTATTTTAGACGTGAAATACAgaagtcataaaataaaatctcgtttagtttttataaatatttttgtctgATCCATactattacaataaatatgtataaagtatAGTAAATAGTagtgatataataaaaatatgactttaaaaaaaatatgtgttaagaattttaaaagtttagCTACAAGTAGATCTTGATATAGTTCAGAGGTTTTGAATGGTAAAATGATGTCTcattatacaggttgttgcaaaagggggtgactcagctCAAGCTTTTCTTTAATACGACGACAGCGCACCCGGGATTCTCCAGAAACGCTGCCTTTTCGCGGCACCTTCTTAGGGGGAAATTTGAAAGCGCCCGCACccataaaataactttttatatcTTTTTCGGTATTGGAGAACTTAGAAAGGTCATGAGATGAATATgttcatgtaaaaaaaatacccaaaaattaaaaaaaaaatgctatcTGCCAGCTTCCTTActcacttaaaaaaaaaatagttattttcGAGGATGCCTACTTTAAAAACCTGTACTCTGCACTAGACCTAGCATAAAGTGAGCTTCAAACAATTCAACTAACTGCCCTCTTTTGCAATAACAACCAGTAGATTtccaaaaattatatatttttttattaaatattggaCACTGACGgcaggactggtccaccgatttaaagtcgctcagcgcgctatggagagagctatgcttgcgGTTtatctgatggatcgtatcagagaTGAGGTTATCcatcagaggactaaggttaccgacatagctgtcaaaatagtaTGCAGGCTGAAGCGGCAGTGTCATATCTGCCGaggaaccgataaccgttgggatagacgagttctcgagtagaGACCTCGAACATATAATCGTAGCGTGAGACGCCCTCCTGCTCTCTAGACCGATGACCTTAGGTGGTTAGTctgtagtggctggatgaggaaggccgaggagcGATTGTAGTGGCTCTCCTTGGGAGATGCctatccagcagtggattattattggctgatgatgatgatgatatacaAAATCAAAAAAAGTGATTAAAAAGGtagttcatttattttatgtggaAAACCTAAGTTTTTTGTGAATgttttagtaaaacaaaaatagtttAGAATGACCTTCTGATTCACGTTTTTCCGCCCTAGTTGTAGTACCCTTTTTGCAGccccctgtataaatattttacgtaaTCGAAGTTTCAATAACTTTCAAACAAATAAACGCAAAACTTGAAGCTTTCGTCATCTAATTACTTAAATTgggattttattttgacctgtagtcagggaaattttctgaaatggtcagggaaagtcagggaaaagtcagggaattttttggggcattctgagtggacaccctgataACCCGCCGACTTCATGAGCGATATCAACTCATCTCGTAAAGAAAGAGCTTCGTTTAAGCTATCCCCTCCCCCGTTGAGATCATCGACGTAGGAGTTTCTCAATAAAAGCTCAGCTGCACGAGGGCTGTCTTGCTTACCGTCATGAGCGAGCTGGTGAAGACAGCGAATAGCAATGTAAGGACTTGATTTCAACCCGTACGTATTGGTTGTCAACTCGTAAACGCGCAGAGGTTCCGAGGGCGATGACCTCCAGTAAATTAACTGATATCTGCGGTCCTCCGGACAGATGTAGGTTTGCCGAAACATCATCTTAACATCACACGTAAACACTACAAGTGGAAATCTAAAGTTTGTTATTATATCCGTTATGTCATTTTGTAACCGTTCTCCTGTATATAAACAATCATTTAAGCACACCCCTGTGCTACTAGGTATTGTCCCATTGAACACTACGCGAATCTTATTAACATCGCCCGACCTCTTGAACACCCCGTGGTGagcaagtacataatattcgTCACCTGAGTTAAAATCGAACTCCGATATCACCATATGTCCAAGtcttaaatattcttccatAAATTCAACATATTTGTCCCTAAACTCAGGCTGTCTAGACATCCTCCGTTCAATGGACATAAATTGTTTCAAAGCCGTTTGCCGAGAATCTCCTAATCGCTCGTGATTAGGTATAATAGGAAGCCGCACAATATATTTTCCGTTACTGTCACGTGACGTAGTCGACGCAAACAAATTCTCGCATTCTATGTCCAAAGGATCCTTAATTTTATGCATGGGCGGCTCCTCAGTTCTCCAAAACCTTTGAACCGCCTCTAAAAGAGTCGTACCCGAAAATGTTTCTACATTGTCACCGGATTGacaacataataaatttaccGCACCGAAGATAGCGAAATCAAAAATAGTTCCCAACGCATAGGGACCACCCGTTCCCAGATCTAACTTTTCACCGGTTAAAATCTGTCCTAAGATGTCACATCCGAAAATAATATCTATCTCCAATGGCTTAAGAGTGCCGTCATCCGATAgcctaatattattatcattatttaaattcaagcGACGCGCCAAATACGCAGTCGGCCTTTTTATAATTACCGCTGTAACCGATAACAAAGGAAAATCAACTTTGTTTGCAGGTCTAAAATGAATAGACACAATACAATGGCTACCACTAGCCTGAATTCCGCCGATACCTACCAAAGATGTGTCACTGTAATGTCGCTTTAATCCTAACTGCGCAACAAATTCGCTTTTAATTATTGAGCACTGTGAACCTAGGTCCAACAGCGCCCGCGCTGTGATAAAATCATTTCTAACCGTAAGTACATGGATAATCACAGTGGGTAAATTTATACCGTCCGCAAGCTTAGGTACTGAAACGACATTACTAATTAATtgtcaattattattatttggttGCTGCCGCGACCCAGTAGGGCTGGTATGATTTAGTGCCTTATTACCACCGAGATAAGGTTCATTTAACCTACCGCCCTCCTTCATGAATCTCGAGTCATCGAAAGCTGGCGTTGCCGCCTGTGCGATATGAACATTTCGAGCCGATTGTCGATCAACTGTCCTATCGCTGGATGACGTATTACATTCGTTTCGCGCAATGTAATGAGAGCATAACATTTTATTGTGACCGATATTACCACATCTATCACATGGTACATTGTTGTGACAGGTTCTCGCCGTGTGCTTTTCGAAGCATTTGAAACacaaatcattatttttaatgaaatccTTCCGTTCACCGTTAGTTAAGTTCCgaaatttaaaacattcacTAATCGTATGGCGTGGTAACTGACAGAAATTACACTGCTTTACTAAAACAGGTGACCTGCGTTGACCAAGGTCAGTTACATGTGCATGTGAATTGCGAATATTGTTACTGTACCGATTTTCACGGACAGCGGGGCCGGCCGCTGTCGGTGACGTCACGCAACTTTTATTATTAGCCGTATCAAGAAGCCGACATTCGTTTTGTAAGAATTCTATCAGCTGATTAAAGGTAGGTAAACAAGTTGAGTCACCTCCGTACTTTTGCTCGAACCGAGTTTTTATCTCCGCCGGTAATTTATTCAGTGAAATAAATAGAAGTAGATAACTCCATTCATCCACTGGCAAGTCTAAGTTTTTAAGCGCCCGAGTACATTCCAATAATGGATTAAGTACATTGTTTCTAAGTCCGTAACACTTATTCAAAGCCGGTATATTAAGAATACGAGAAATATTTGAATCCACGAGTAATCGTTTATTTTCGTATCTTGATTTCAAAATCTCTAAGGCCGAATCCAAAGAGTCGTCTACCATAGGTAGGTGTTTTAACAGTAAGCGAGGTTCATTTTGAACATGAGAGaacaaataatgaaatttttcCGTTTTGGAGATATCCTTCCTGGATAAAACCAATGAACTATATAGACTATAGAAACTAGTCCATGAGAATAAGTCGCCGTCAAATACCGAGAGATTAATTGGTGGCAAGCGAGCCGTTTGTGTACTTTCTGTAGGGACATGTGTGCCGTCTAAGTTCGGATAGGCCGCCGACCGTGCCTCCAACTGGTTATACCATTCCTCAGCTTCGCGAAACTCCTTATCGTACATAGTGATAATCTCTGAATCATccgtattaattaatatattctCGTAAGCCTCGCTCAACGCCGAATATCTGTCCTCTAACTTACGTAATCTAGCCGTAATCACACTAGAAGTATGAGTCTTACTGTTACTCATATCTAACGTGTTCTTTAACCAATCATactgtaatttaaatttggtcaaaaatactttgttcgccattttgaatatttcTATGCACACACAGTGTAATATCTGTAAACAATAATCAACCGTAGATTATGTATTAGTCCCGTGACCGAACCTCTTAAGAAAGGTAaactaatataataagtacataaataaaactacgTATTGTAAGGTATCCGAAATTATGAATTATCTTAGCCGTAaaaccgccgccgccgccgcaatgcgtacgccgccgccgcaatGCGTACATTGTTAacagtacttaagtataaaatatgtgtttatttctaaataacAACTTCTACCTAATCTAAATATAAACTGGTAGGTACCACCGTAACCGAGCCGATAATAATAACACCTAATGCTAAAACTTGCCTAGCAAACTAACTTACTTAATATAGA
This window of the Plutella xylostella chromosome 12, ilPluXylo3.1, whole genome shotgun sequence genome carries:
- the LOC125489250 gene encoding uncharacterized protein LOC125489250, translated to MHKIKDPLDIECENLFASTTSRDSNGKYIVRLPIIPNHERLGDSRQTALKQFMSIERRMSRQPEFRDKYVEFMEEYLRLGHMVISEFDFNSGDEYYVLAHHGVFKRSGDVNKIRVVFNGTIPSSTGVCLNDCLYTGERLQNDITDIITNFRFPLVVFTCDVKMMFRQTYICPEDRRYQLIYWRSSPSEPLRVYELTTNTYGLKSSPYIAIRCLHQLAHDGKQDSPRAAELLLRNSYVDDLNGGGDSLNEALSLRDELISLMKSAGYELRKWSSNVPELLQGLPADHLETPRTFDGTDGSVFIKILGIQWDPISDGFTYRVNLPSDSTVTRRSILSMTAKLYDPLGWISPVVFRFKLLLQSVIGTSGNKVDWDSPVSDDLVRMWQDYISDLSNLERLSIPRCLRPGAQARYSLHGFCDGSSLGHAAAVYVRAELPDGSVLVRLIIAKSRLAPLKTQQTIPKMELNGAALLTTLLNHEVSKVADNIVFEEVVGWCDSTIVLAWLRTPAHTLQVFEANRVSQINASTALIHWRHVPSELNCADVSSRGAAAADLLNHELWWGPQWLCQPSDCWPVDGPAFPPDMLPGRKTKTCVVNIGNLQSDTDTDFLIDKFSSFEKLIKVTALVLRFAHLCKNNIKQFPQNISVSERRNAIMHLIRIEQLKHFKDEILCLTNKKTIRTSMRRLNLFMDDDNILRVGGRIGAAELPYDARHPILLSAKSKFTEMLVNHYHIINCHVGANTLAAILSRTYWIMSARRVTRHITYRCVQCYRSKARPTQPYMADLPPDRVRGVRLFLGVGTDFAGPFYIKTIRLYGY